The following nucleotide sequence is from Nesterenkonia xinjiangensis.
ACATCAGCCGCGCGAGCAGCCCCGGGCCCACTTCCTCCGAGGTCAGCGCGAAGCTCCGGTGGTCGGTCCATTCCCCGGCGATGTGCAGATACCTCCGGCGCAGCCCCTCCTCCCGGAAGCCGAGCTTCTCCACCACCCGCAGGCTCGGGGTGTTCTCCGGGCGGATGTTGATCTCCACCCGGTGCAGGCCCCGTTCGAAGAAGAGGTGGTCGCAGGCCAGCGCGACCGCCGAGGTCATCAGCCCACGGCCGGCATGGCCCTGGTCCAACCAGTAGCCGATGGAGGTGGTGCGTGCCGAGCCGCCGATGATCGGCCCGACGGTCACCTGCCCGACCATCTGGTGGGCGGTGTCGGTGCCGGTGTCGGTCTCGCGGAACCAGAGGAGCCAGGGCAGGTGGGTCCCCGCCCGGGCGTGACGGGCCATGGTGCGGAGCATCTTCCGGACGCCGGCCTGAGTGGGCTCCGCGACCACGGGGCTCTCCGGCGTGGTGGCGTCCCACGGGGCCAGCCAGTCCTGATTGGTCCGTCGAAGTGCCAGGTAGCCGTGCTCGTCCCCGGGCGTGCACGGGCGCAGCCAGATCTGGCCTGCAGGGAGCTCCGCCGTCAGGGTCACCGGCCGTACGGACGTTCGGAAGGGGTTGGGCGCCATGGTCAGTTCCGTGCCAGGGCGAATCGGAGGGTGTCCAGGCCCAACATCCCCAGCTGCAGGACCTCGGTGTGGAAGGCCCGCAGATCGAACTGAGCGCCCTCGGCGGCCTCACGCTCGGCACGCACCTGCTCGAAGACCCGCTGACCGACCTTGTAGGAGGGGGCCTGGCCGGGCCAGCCGAGGTAGCGCACGAATTCGAAGTCCAGCTGCGCCTCGGAGATCGGCAGGTGCTCGCGCAGAAAGGCCCGCCCGGCCTCGGGCGTCCAGGTGCCGCCGCCATGCTGCTGCGGGGCAGGCATGCGGCAGTGCACGCCGATGTCGAAGACCACCCGTGCCGCGCGCATGCGCTGCATGTCCAGCATGCCCATCGCGTCACCCGGGTCGGAGAGATGGCCCAGTTCGCCCATGAGCTCCTCGGCGTAGAGCGCCCAGCCCTCTGCGTATCCGGAGACGAAGCAGCCGTGGCGCCGCCAGGAGTTCAGCCGGTCCTTGACCAGGGTGGCGGTGGCGATCTGCAGATGATGGCCGGGCACGCCCTCGTGATAGACGGTGGTGGTCTCCGCCCAGGTGGTGAAGCTGGTGTCCTCCGGCGGCACGGACCACCACATGCGGCCGGGACGACTGAAGTCATCGCTGGGGCCGGTGTAGTAGACACCGCCGTCCTGAGTGGGGGCGATGCGACATTCCACCACGTCCATGGGCGCCGGGATGTCGAAG
It contains:
- a CDS encoding GNAT family N-acetyltransferase yields the protein MAPNPFRTSVRPVTLTAELPAGQIWLRPCTPGDEHGYLALRRTNQDWLAPWDATTPESPVVAEPTQAGVRKMLRTMARHARAGTHLPWLLWFRETDTGTDTAHQMVGQVTVGPIIGGSARTTSIGYWLDQGHAGRGLMTSAVALACDHLFFERGLHRVEINIRPENTPSLRVVEKLGFREEGLRRRYLHIAGEWTDHRSFALTSEEVGPGLLARLM